From the genome of Agromyces intestinalis:
GCCAATGCGGGCAGCACCGACAACTTCGTGCGGTACCTTCGCGCGATCGCCCAGGTGATGCGTGAGAACAACATGGGCGGCACGTACTGGCCCGCGCTCGGCGGGAAGCCCGGCGACATCGGCTACGACTGGTACTCGATGTTCGCCAAGAGCGGCAGCGGCACCAACCTCAACCTGTCGATCCGAAACCAGTCGGGTGCCGACCGAGTTCGCTACGCATGGGGCGACAACGTCGGCGGCGGCTCCGGAGGCGGCTCGGGGTCGGGTCGCACCATCGTGAACCAGAACTCGGGCAAGTGCCTCGACGTGGTGGGCGGCTCGACCGAGAACGGCGCCGAGGTGATCCAGTACACCTGCGGCAGCGGCGCCAACCAGCGGTGGACGCTGACCGACCGCGGCAACGGCTACTACAACATCGTATCGGCGCAGTCGGGCAAGTGCCTGGATGTCACGAGCGCCTCCACCGCCGACGGCGCGACGATCAAGATGTACACGTGCGGCAACGGCACCAACCAGCAGTTCGAGCGGCGCGCCGCCGGCAGCTACTCCCAGTTGGTCGCCCGCCACTCGGGCAAGTGCGTCGACATCCCCGCTTCGTCGACCGACAACGGCATTCGCATCAAGCAGTACCCGTGCAACAGCGGTGCCAACCAGCGCTGGTCCCTGTGACCGGTCGTTGAGCCCGACCGGTCGCGGAGTCGGCCGGTCTGAACGGGGCGGCGGGACGCGCTCGATCGAGCGGCCCGCCGCCCTTCGCTGCGCCCGAGAGTCGGGGCGCTACGACAGTCGGTCGAGCCGGCGCAGGATGACTCCCTCGCGCAGCGCCCAGGGCGACACCTCGAGCGACTTCACGCCGAATGCGCGCATCGCCTCGCTGAGCACGACCGCACCGGCCACGATCTGGAAGGTGCGGTCTTCGGTGATGCCGGGCAGCGCGGGCCGGGCGTCGGCGGGGATGCGGGCCAGGCGCGGGGTCCAGTCGTCGAGGCCCTTCAGCCGCAGCACCGAGCGGTCGGATGCCCCGGGCCCATCCTCGGTCGAACCGGCGAGCCGCGCGAGCGAGCGGATCGTCTTCGACGAGCCGACGACGTGGTCGGGGCGGGCACCTGACGAGAACCCGCCCGCGACGTCGGCGAGCACCGAACGCGCGTGCGCCCGAAGCCGGTCGATCTCCTCGGGCCGCGGCGGGTCGTGCTGGAGGAACTCCACGGTGGACCTGCCGGCGCCGAGCGGCACCGACAGTGCGACATCGGGGTCTTCGTCCTGGCCGAGCGCGAGCTCGAGCGAACCGCCGCCGATGTCGAACAGCAGGATGCGACCGGCCGACCACCCGAACCAGCGGCGCACGGCGAGGAACGTGAGGCGCGATTCATCCGCGCCGCTCAGCACCTGCAGCTCGACGCCGGTCTCGCTCGCGACGCGGGCGAGCACCTTCTCGCCGTTGCGCGCCTCGCGGATCGCCGACGTGGCGAACGGAAGCAGCTCGTCGATGCCGTCGTCGCGCGCGGCCGCGACCGCGTCGCGGATCGAGCCGACGATCGCTTCGACTCCCTCGGGGCTGATCGCTCCGTCGGGCTCGAGATATCGCATGAGTCGCAGCACGGCCTTGTGCGACGACTGCGGCAGCGGCCGCGCGCCGGGGTGCGCATCGACCACGAGCAGGTGCACGGTGTTGGAACCGACGTCGAGAACCCCGAGGCGCATGATGCGAGGCTAGCGGGATTCGTGCATACTGTTGCGACTGGGACGATCGTCCCACTTCCGCGGCGATGAAGGTCGGAGGCAGAGGATGGCACGGATCCCCGCCGCCGAACGCCGTGCCGCGCTCGTCGAGGCCGCCATCCGCGTCGTCGCCCGCGACGGTATCGGCCACGCCACCACGCGCGCCATCGTCACCGAGGCCGGCATGAGCCTCGCCAGCTTCCACTACGCGTTCGAATCCCGCGACGAGCTCATCGACGAGCTCATCCGCACCGTGGTCGCCCGCGAGCAGCAGGCCGTGGTTCCCGACCGCATCGAGGGCGGCACGCTCCGCGACATCCTCGAGGCCGGCCTGTTCCGCTACCTCGACCACCTGCGCGCCGACCCCGACCGCGAACTCGCGATGCTCGAACTCACCCACTACGCCCTGCGCTCGCCCGACCGCCACCCGCTCGCGGTGATGCAGTACGCGCGCTACGCCGAGCTCGCCGCCGAGGCGCTCGGCGTCGCGGCGACCATGACCGGGGTGCGCTGGTGCGAGCCGGTCGACCACGTCGCCCGCATGCTCGTCGCCTTCACGGACGGCATGACCACCACCTGGCTCGTCGAACGCGACGACGACGCGGCCCGCCGGGTCGCGCGCGCCGCGGCCGACGCCCTCTCGAGAATGGCGGAACCCGCATGACCGAACTCGACGCCGACGTCGCCGCCCCGGCGACCGGCGCGTTCGCCGAACCCAGCCGGCGCATCGGCGCCGGCTGGATCTCGGCCTTCGCAACCGCCTGGCTCGGCATCTGGATGGCGCAGCTCGCGCCCGTGCAACTGCTGCTGCCGGTGCAGATCGACGCCGTGCTGCGCCCCGAGCACTGGACCGACAGCGTGCTCGCGTTCGGCGTGGTGTCGGGCATCGCGGCTGTGGCGACGATCATCGCCTACCCCCTCACCGGCGCGCTCAGCGACCGTACCGCCTCCCGGTTCGGCCGACGCCGGCCGTGGATCCTCGCGGGCGCGGTCGTCTTCGCGCTGGCGCTCGTCGCGCTCGGCTTCCAGGGCGACATCGTCGGAATCGGAGCGTGCTGGGTGGTCGCCACCATCGGGTTCTGCATGATGACGGCCGCCCTCACGGCGACGATCTCCGACCAGGTGCCCGTGGCGCAGCGTGGATTCGTGTCGGGCTGGATGTCGGCGCCGCAGGCGGTCGGCATCATCCTCGGGCTCGTCGTCGTCACGATGCTCGTCACCCAGCAGCAGGCGGGCTACGCGGTGCTCGCCGTCGCGCTCGTGGTGCTCGCCCTGCCGTTCCTCGCTCGGCCCGACCGGGCGCTCGTCGACCGCGAGAAGGCTCGCGTCACCGCCCGCGGCGTCATCGCGAGCCTCTGGATCAACCCGCGCGAGCACCCCGACTTCGGCTGGACGCTGCTCAGCCGCGTGCTCGTCTCGATCGGCAACGCGCTCGGCACCAGCCTGCTGCTGTACTTCCTGATGTTCGGGCTCGGCGACGCGCACGCCGAGGACGACCTCATCGTGCTCACGCTCATCTACATGGTGTTCGTCATCATCGCCTCGCTCGTGCTCGGCAAGCTCAGCGACCGCACCGGGCGCCGCCGTGCGTTCGTGCTCGTCGCCTCGGTGCTGCAGGCGATCGCGGCGCTGCTGCTCGCCTTCGTTCCCGACCTCGGCATGGCCATGGTCGCCGCGGGCATCCTCGGCCTCGGGTACGGCTGCTTCCTCTCGGTCGACCAGGCGCTGGCCACCCAGGTGCTGCCCGACGCGACGGCTCGCGGCAAGGATCTCGGCATCATGAACATCGCGACCGC
Proteins encoded in this window:
- a CDS encoding Ppx/GppA phosphatase family protein — its product is MRLGVLDVGSNTVHLLVVDAHPGARPLPQSSHKAVLRLMRYLEPDGAISPEGVEAIVGSIRDAVAAARDDGIDELLPFATSAIREARNGEKVLARVASETGVELQVLSGADESRLTFLAVRRWFGWSAGRILLFDIGGGSLELALGQDEDPDVALSVPLGAGRSTVEFLQHDPPRPEEIDRLRAHARSVLADVAGGFSSGARPDHVVGSSKTIRSLARLAGSTEDGPGASDRSVLRLKGLDDWTPRLARIPADARPALPGITEDRTFQIVAGAVVLSEAMRAFGVKSLEVSPWALREGVILRRLDRLS
- a CDS encoding TetR/AcrR family transcriptional regulator: MARIPAAERRAALVEAAIRVVARDGIGHATTRAIVTEAGMSLASFHYAFESRDELIDELIRTVVAREQQAVVPDRIEGGTLRDILEAGLFRYLDHLRADPDRELAMLELTHYALRSPDRHPLAVMQYARYAELAAEALGVAATMTGVRWCEPVDHVARMLVAFTDGMTTTWLVERDDDAARRVARAAADALSRMAEPA
- a CDS encoding MFS transporter, with protein sequence MTELDADVAAPATGAFAEPSRRIGAGWISAFATAWLGIWMAQLAPVQLLLPVQIDAVLRPEHWTDSVLAFGVVSGIAAVATIIAYPLTGALSDRTASRFGRRRPWILAGAVVFALALVALGFQGDIVGIGACWVVATIGFCMMTAALTATISDQVPVAQRGFVSGWMSAPQAVGIILGLVVVTMLVTQQQAGYAVLAVALVVLALPFLARPDRALVDREKARVTARGVIASLWINPREHPDFGWTLLSRVLVSIGNALGTSLLLYFLMFGLGDAHAEDDLIVLTLIYMVFVIIASLVLGKLSDRTGRRRAFVLVASVLQAIAALLLAFVPDLGMAMVAAGILGLGYGCFLSVDQALATQVLPDATARGKDLGIMNIATAVPQAIGPLIGALAVVATGSFTLVFVLSAACAVGGAIAVARVRGVR